The following is a genomic window from Caldicellulosiruptor danielii.
ATGGAGGGTCAGACCCAGGTGCTATATACACCAAAGTGATAGATGGCAAAAAGGTAACTTATAGTGAGAAAGATTTTAATTTAGATATTTCATTAAGACTAAGAGAAAAGCTCAAAAGCTTTGGTTATGAAGTTTATATGTCGCGAGATAAAGATGTATATGTTGACCTTTATGATAGAACGAGGATGGCAAATAACTTGAATGTGGACTTATTCATTTCTATTCACAATAATGCAATTGAAAATTCATCTGTGCGCGGAACAATGGTTTTGTATAAAGAGAAGCAGCAAAATGGAGTTATTTCGGACAAACAGTTTGCCCAGATTGTGCTTGAGAGTATAGTCAAACAGGTTGGTACACAGAACAAGGGTATTGTGGAAAGACCTAACTTGGTTGTGCTAAGGACATCAAATATGCCTGCCGTACTGGTTGAAGTTGCTTTTGGAACAAACCCTCAAGATTTGGACCTTCTTTTGAACGATAGTTTTAAAGATTCAGTTGCAAAGGCTATAGCTGATGCTGTTGAGTATATAAATACAAACTACAACAAATGAAGGATTGGCTAATAATAAAAGAGGGATGGGGAAGCAAAACTTTTACCCATCCCTTTTCATTATGAACCTTTCAATAGCTTCAGCAACAGCACCTTCATTGTTGGTTTTGAAGGTTACAAACTTTGCAGCTTTTTTTACTTCCTCCGGCGCATTTGCAACTGCCACGCTTATACCAGAGATTTTGAACATTCCAACGTCGTTGAAATTATCACCGATAGACATTAAGTTTTCAGGTGAAATATTTTTGTAGCTCATAAATTGCAGAAGAGCTTTTTCTTTTGATACATTACTGTTCAAGACTTCTAAAAAACCATATTCTTTGTTGTCTGATGCATAGTAGAGAATAATGTTACAATCAAGCTCAAGTGTTTCAAGGATTTCTTTTATTCTTATGAGTTTTTCGTATTTGCCTACAATTCCAATGTGACTAATAGGGTATTCTAAAAACTTTAAAAGTTTTTCTGCGGGATATGTAGGTTTAAATTGTTTGCGACCATTTACAAAGCTTAGAAAATAGCTATCAAAATTAGTTCTCTCTTTATAAATCATCTGAAAATCTTGTTCATATCCCAGTACGATATAGAAGTCTATTTCAAAATGATTATTATCAAGAAATCCAATTAATGCTTTTTTCTGAGCTTCTGAAAAATAATTTTTTATGATAGGTGGAAAATCAGGATTTTCAAAGACATAAACACCATTTGCCGAAATTAATGAACATGGCAGCTCTAAGTCTTTTGCAATCTTAAAGGCTGAAGCGCCTCTTCCTGTGCAAAGTACTATTCTCACTTTATGCTTTTGAACAGCAATTTTTAAAAACTCTTTATTTATTTTTGGTATGTTGCCTCTCTCATCCAAAAGTGTTCCATCAATATCCAGTGCAATTAATTTTATCAAGACTTCTCACCTTCTTTTAAAATGTTGAACAAAAAATAGTAAGAATTTCACCTGTATTCTGGAGTTTGTTAACAAATTAACTTTTGCATACTGTATACAAGACAAAGATTATGTGCTATAATCTTTAATAGCAATAGTTTATCATCACAAATAGAAAGGGGCAAGAAAAAAACAGATGGCGAGCATCTATTTACTCCTAATTTTTCTACCAATTATAGCAGCACTTTTTATTCTTCTTATTAACAATAGCAGTTTTAGAAAAGCTATTGTTTTTTTGATGTCTGCAGTATTAATTGGTGTAGCTTTATATTCTATTTCACAGGGTGATAAATCAATTAAACTTTCTCATTCTTTAAATTCTGTACTTGAGTATCTTATAACGTTTGCTGACTATTTACTGTTAGCAATGATCTTTTTAATTGGTACAAAACTTAAAAACAAGCTCATTAGCCTTCTTGCAATTTTGCAATTTGTTTTAATGTTCGTGTTTGAGTTTAAAGTAGGGAAATTAGAGGTTGAAAATGTATTTTTTGTTGACCATTTGAGCTTTATTATGCTTCTTTTGATAAACATAATAGGACCTCTTATTGCAATATTTGCGCTTTCTTATATAGATGAGCATGAAAAACACCTTCATCTTGAAAGGAGTAGACAAAACATATTTTTTGCAATAATCATGCTCTTTTTAGGTGCAATGAACGGTCTTGTTATTTCGAACAACATATTGTGGGTATACTTTTTCTGGGAGATTACCACACTCTGTTCGTTCCTGCTAATTTCTCATGATCAAAATGAAGAGAGTATTAAAAATGCAACAAGAGCGCTTCTTTTAAATTCGATAGGTGGACTTAGCTTTGTTGTAGGGATAATATTTATGTACTACAAATCTGGTACAGTTGCTTTAAATGAGATTATATCTTCACAAGACAGCAGTATTTTGATGATACCAATTGCATTTTTGGCTCTTGCAGCATTTACAAAGTCTGCACAGATGCCATTCCAGAGCTGGCTGCTTGGCGCTATGGTGGCACCAACACCTGTGTCTGCCCTACTACACTCAAGCACAATGGTAAAAGCAGGGGTTTATCTGGTTTTGAGATTATCACCGGTATTTATTGATACATGGCTGGGAAGAATAGTTGCGGTGGCAGGTGCTTATACTTTTGTGTCAGCCGCACTTTTAGCCATCTTTCAGTCAAATGCAAAAAGAGTGTTGGCATACTCCACAATTTCTAATTTGGGTCTTATAATTGCGTTGTCATCCATAGCAAATGTGTATGCGATATATGCAGCTGCACTTTTGATAGTTTTACATGGAGTATCTAAAGCCCTTTTGTTCTTGTGTGTGGGTTCAATAGAACAGGGTATAGGTTCCCGAAACATAGAGGATATGGATGGAATCAAGTATAAAATGCCAGTTGTTGCTTTTCTGACTCTTTTAGGAAGTGTGTCAATGCTGCTTCCGCCATTTGGTGTTTTAATTACAAAATGGATTGCTATTGAGGTGTCAACTCAAAATATAGTTGCAATGCTTGAGATAATCTTAGGAAGTGCTTTTACAGTTGTTTTCTGGACAAAATTCATAGGCAAGGTTCTTTCTGATGGCAAAGAGAGAAACAAGGTTGAAAAATTTGAATTTTTAAGACATGTTCCATTAATGGTTATATCAGCACTTGTAGTTTTAGTAAGCATTTTTTTGACACAGTTTACCAACAAATTTGTTGTACCATTTTTCAAGTCTTCTTTTGCAAGGTATTCAGGGGTAGGCAGCAGCAATATAAAAGATTTGTATGTGAAAGATTTCTTTGGTTTTAATCCGCTTGTATTTTTTGGTGTGCTGGTAGCCGCAGTTGTTCTGGGAGCTTTAGTATATAGAATGTTTAAGCCAAAAAGATATGTGCCTGTGTATATGTCATGTGAAAATTCGGATAATTTTGGTTTCAGAGGCGAAAAAGATAGAGTTGTGCCGTTTGAATTCAAAAATTATTATTTTGAAACACTCACAAATGAGAAGACAGTAACACTTATTGTAAATATTCTTTCAATTGCATTAATCGCAATAATGTTTGGGGTGATTTTAAAGTGAAAGAAATATGGATTACACTGGCAACTGTCATAGTTGCACCTTTAGTTGGTGGAGTTGTAACAGGAATTGATAGAAAAATAACTGCGCGAATGCAAAACAGGTTTGGACCACCTATCTTGCAGCCTTTTTACGACCTTTTTAAACTATTTTCAAAAGAGACCATTGTTGTCTCGAACACTCAGATTTTATATGCATTTTTGTTTTTGGTATTTAACATTGTTGCAGTTGTGATGTTTGTGCTCAAAATGGACCTTCTTTTGATTTTATTTATTCTTGCATTTGCTACAACAGCGCTCATTCTTGGAGCAATGGCAACAAATTCGCCATATTCAAGGATAGGTGCTCACAGGGAATTGATATCTGTGCTTGCATATGAGCCTGTTTTGATTGCCATGACAGTAGCAATTTACTTTGTAACTGGGAGTTTCAATATAGAAGATATTTTGAAACACAACAGCTTTTTGATATTAGATTTACCATTTATCTTCATAGCATTCAGTTATGTTTTAACTATCAAACTGCGAAAATCTCCATTTGATTTATCAACTTCACACCATGGTCATCAGGAACTTGTAAAGGGTATTACAACAGAGTTTGCAGGACCTGTGTTGGGCTTGATTGAACTTGGTCACTGGTACGAACTTGTACTTTTACTTCTTTTTGTATGGCTATTTTTTGCAAAAAATATCTTTGTAGCAATAGCAGCAATTTTAATTTGCTACTTTTTAGAGATTGTAATTGACAATATCTCAGCAAGGCTTACATGGAAGATAATGCTACAGCTTACTTGGTCAGTAGCATTTGGTTTTGCGCTTGTCAATCTCATTTGGGTATATATAAAGTATAGGTTATTATAAAAAACAGGGGTGAAAATAAAAAGTGTTATTCAGAAAGACATTGAAAAAGTCTCCATGGATTGTTCACTATGATTGTAACAGCTGCAACGGCTGTGATATAGAAATACTGGCAACGTTAACACCTGTATATGACGTTGAGAGATTTGGAATTATAAATGTAGGTAATCCCAAACATGCTGATATATTGGTTGTGTCAGGTTCTGTTAACCACAGAAATGCAAGAGTTTTAAAGACAATATATGATCAGATGCCACATCCAAAAGCTGTTGTAGCAATTGGCGCATGTGCGTGCTCCGGTGGGATATTCAAAGAATGTTACAATACCCTTGGAGGTGCTGATACAGTAATTCCTGTCGATGTTTATGTTCCTGGATGCGCGCCACGACCGGAGGCCATTATGGAAGGAATATTAAAAGCTGCCCAGCTTTTAGAAGAAAAGAAAAAGAATATAAAAAAGGGTGAGATTTTGAATGTTGCAAAATCTTAAAGAGCTTCAGAAAGAGGATTTGAGGAAAGAAGTTTTAGTCTTAAAAGCTGATGGGTATAGATTTGTCACAGCAACATGTGTTGATTTGGGCGATGGAAGGTTTGATATAATCTATCATTTTGATAAGGATTACCAACTGACAAATATAAGAGTTACTATAGCAGCAGAGGAAAAAGTTCCCTCTATTTCGGATATATATTTTGCAGCTGTGTTTGTTGAAAATGAGATAAAAGATTTATTTGGCGTAGAATTTGAAAATCTTTTGATTGATTACGAAGGAAAGTTCATGATAACAGAAGAGTTAGAATCTCCTATGCGTAAAAAGCCAATGGTAAAAGTAAAGAAAGGAGAGTAAGAAGCCTTTGGGGAAAAGAACTATTGTTCCATTTGGTCCACAGCATCCTGTTTTGCCAGAACCCTTGCAGCTTAGGCTTGTTTTAGAAGACGAAAAAGTTGTTGAAGCGATACCTGCAATAGGTTATGTTCATAGAGGACTTGAAAAACTTGCTGAGGAAAAGGACATAAACCAAAACATATATGTGGTTGAAAGAGTTTGTGGTATATGTAGTTTTCAACAGGCTTTGGCTTACTGTCAGGGAATTGAAGAGCTAATGGGTATTGATGTGCCAGACAGAGCAAAATATTTGCGAGTTATTTGGGCAGAGCTTCACAGACTTCACAGCCACCATTTGTGGCTTGGGCTATTGGCTGACGCTTTTGGTTTTGAAAGTCTTTTTATGCAGTGCTGGAGAAATAGAGAGCTTGTGATGGACCTTATGGAAGCAACAGCAGGTTCAAGAGTTATAATTTCCACAAATATAATTGGTGGGGTTAGAAGAGATATAGACCTTGAGAAGCAAAAGTTCATTTTAAATAACCTTGCAAAATTGGAAGAGGAGCTAAAGAGAATAGAAGGTTCGTTTTTGAATGATTATACAGTCAAGAAAAGACTTGTAGGTGTAGGTGTTCTAACCAAGCAAGAAGCTTACGAGCTTGGCTGTGTAGGACCAATGGCAAGGGCAAGCGGTATAAAGATGGACCTAAGAACTCTTGGATATGCAGCATACGGCGAACTTGATTTTGAACCTGTTGTGGAAAATGATGGGGACTGCTATTCAAGACTTAAAGTGAGACTTCGCGAGTGCTATCAATCAATTGACCTTATTCGTCAGGCTGTATCTAAGATGCCACAAGGCGAGATTTCAACGCCGGTCAAAGGATTTCCAAACGGTGAGGTTATTTCAAGGGTTGAACAGCCACGAGGTGAAGATGTATATTATATAAAGGCAAACGGGACAAAGAATTTAGAAAGACTCAGAATCAGAACACCAACATTTGCAAATATTCCTGCGCTAGTTAAAATGCTTCAGGGTGTGGATTTTGCGGATGTACCAATGCTTGTTTTGACAATCGATCCATGTATTTCGTGTACCGAAAGGTAAAAAAGTTTTTGTAGAAGAGGGATGGTAAAATGTTTGGGATGCTTAAAAATGTTTTTGTCAACCTGTTTTCGAAGCCTGCAACAAGGCTTTATCCGAAGGAAAAGAGGCCATTTTTTAAAGATACAAGAGGAAGCCTTGAGATAGAGATAGAGAAATGTATCTTTTGTGGTATTTGCCAGAGAAAATGTCCTTCAAATGCGATAGTGGTGGACAGAAACTCAAGGACATGGCAGCTAAATCAGTACAAGTGCGTGCTCTGCAATGTATGTGTTGAGTCCTGTCCCAAAAAGTGTTTAATTTCAAAAGAGCAATTTAACGTTCCAACCACTTATAAAGAGTTTTACATCAAAAAGCAGGAAGTAAAAGATGAGGTGCAGCCAAAGGCACAGGCTGCTGCAACTAATGGTTAAATATAAAAGACTCTGCTAAAGATTAAAGCAGAAGTGGAAGGAAATGAAAAATGCATGAGTATTTTGTTACAAGGCAGCTTGTAAAGATTGCTGAAGATGCGCTAAAAGATGTCAGCTTTAAAAGGGTTACAAGAATTAAAGTTGTAGTTGGGGAGCTGAGTGGAATTATTGACGAGTCGCTGAAATTTTATTTTGATATCCTAACAAAGGGAACAATCTTAGAAGGTGCTCAGCTTAAAATAATTCCCAAAAAGGCTCTTTTGTACTGTCAAAAATGCAGTGAATATTTTGAAAGGACAAAAGATTTTACCTGTCCAAAATGTTTGTCGCTGGGCAAGCTTACTGAACATGGAAAAGAATTTTATATTGAGTCTATAGAGGTAGATGATTGAGATGGAGATAAAGGTAATAAAAAATATTTTAGAGAGGAATCAAAATGCAGCCTACAATATAAGAAGGTTAGCAGATGAAAATAAATGGTATATTATGAATGTGATGGGGTCGCCTGGTGCAGGTAAGACATCTTTTATTAAGTGTATGATAGAAAATCTTAAAGATGTATTTAACATTGCAGTTATTGAAGGCGATGTTGCCTCAACAATTGATGCTCAGCAAATTGCAAGCTATGGAGTTAAAGTTTTGCAGATAAACACAGGTGGTGCCTGCCATTTAGTTGCAGATAGTATTGCAGAGGCAATAGATAGTCTTGCTCTTACCCCTCAAACAGTTGTGTTTATTGAAAACATTGGCAATCTTATCTGTCCATCTTCGTTTGATTTGGGAGAAAACCTGAGAGTTGTTGTCTCTTCTGCTGCAGAAGGTGATGACAAACCATATAAATATCCAATAATGTTTGAAAAAGCTGACGTTGTTGTTCTGTCAAAGATTGATATAATGGATGCCATTGGTTTTGATAAGCAAAGATACCAAAAGGGTTTAGAGGCTATAAAAGATAAAGATTTAAAACTATTTGAGGTATCGTTCAGGACAAAAGAAGGTGTGGAAGGTCTCATTGATTACTTTTATACTCTTTTAGATTCATATTTCAAAAAATAGGGGAAAATGATTATGAAAAGGTATAGGTTTATATTTAAAGGGCTTGTGCAAGGGGTCGGTTTCCGACCCTTTATTTATAGTATTGCAAGAAAACTTGGGCTTACCGGGTTTGTAAAAAATACTGGTGAAGGCGTTTTGGCAGAATTTCAAGGTGATTTAGCTTCAGAGCAAATAACACAGTATATTATATCCAACCTTCCTAAAAATGCTATTTTAGAGAAAATTGAAGTTTATGAGATTGAGCCGGTAGAAGGTGAAAAAGAGTTTTGTATTATTGAAAGTGAAAAAAATAAAATTTCAACAGTTCTTCCTTATGACTTAGGGATGTGTGAGGATTGTAGAAGAGAGTTTTATGACAAATCTCACAGACACTATCACAACGTATTTATTAGCTGTACAAACTGCGGACCAAGATACACAATTATTGAAATTTTACCGTACGATAGAGAAAATACATCTATGAAACAATTTAAGTTTTGCAATGATTGTGAAAGGGAATACTTCTCTGCGGACAACAGAAGATTCAATGCACAGTCAACAACCTGCCCAGTATGTGGACCAAGACTTTTTCTTTTTTCATTTGCTGAAAAAAAACATATCCATGGAGAGGCAATTGAACTTTTAGATTTTGTTTCTCAAAAAATTGAAGAGGGATATATAGTCGCATTAAAAGGAATAGGCGGCTTTCACTTGGTGTGTGATCCGTACAATGAAACTGTAGTCAAAAGACTATTTGAAAGCAAAAGACGAGAAGGCAAGCCTTTAGCACTTGTTGCCCGGGACATTGAAGTAGTAAAAAAATACTGCTATGTAAATGAAATGGAGAAAGATATTTTTTCTTCTCCACGATGTCCTATAATTCTTTTCGAAAGAAAGACTGAGCTTTTTTCGCATGTGAATAGCAGTCTTCACACCCTCGGTATAATGAGGGCGTACACCCCTATTTTGGACTATATCCTGAACAAAACTGGCAGGGACTTTTTAATTGCAACCTCTGCCAACCTTTCAGGAATTCCAATGATTATTGACGAAATCGATGCTATTCAAAAACTTGATGGTACCTGTGACTATGTGCTTTATCACAATAGAAAAATAGTTCGAAGATGCGATGACAGTGTCGGCTTTGTTATAAAAGATAAGTTTGTACTGACAAGACCGGGAAGAGGTTTTGCTCCTCTGAGGATAAAGCTTTCTTTGTCACAAACTGTAGAGGAAAATATCTTAGCTTTAGGAGGTCATGAAAAAACTACAGTTGCTTTAAAAAAAGATGATGAGGTTATTATGAGTCAATACTTAGGTGACCTTGATACAAAAGAGTATATAGACTTTTACATGTCTGCGCTAAGTGACCTTCTTTTTCTTTACAACTTAGAATATGATTATATTGCCTGTGATCTGCACAAAAACTATTTTACAACCTCTCTTGCTGAGCATATTGCCACGAAAGATGAGAAAAAAATTGTGTATGTCCAGCATCATATAGCTCATGTGTTTTCGTGCATGCTTGAAAATAATTTGGATAGCTGTATAGGCTTTGCATTTGACGGAACAGGCTTGGGATTAGATGGGAACATATGGGGAAGTGAAGGATTTATAATTGATAAAAGCAATGTGAAAAGGGTATTTCATCTAAAATACTATCCCTTAGTGGGCGGAGAAAAATCTATAAAAGAGCCTGTGAGACTGGCATACTATTTTGCATATGAAA
Proteins encoded in this region:
- a CDS encoding Cof-type HAD-IIB family hydrolase; amino-acid sequence: MIKLIALDIDGTLLDERGNIPKINKEFLKIAVQKHKVRIVLCTGRGASAFKIAKDLELPCSLISANGVYVFENPDFPPIIKNYFSEAQKKALIGFLDNNHFEIDFYIVLGYEQDFQMIYKERTNFDSYFLSFVNGRKQFKPTYPAEKLLKFLEYPISHIGIVGKYEKLIRIKEILETLELDCNIILYYASDNKEYGFLEVLNSNVSKEKALLQFMSYKNISPENLMSIGDNFNDVGMFKISGISVAVANAPEEVKKAAKFVTFKTNNEGAVAEAIERFIMKRDG
- a CDS encoding NADH-quinone oxidoreductase subunit L, which encodes MASIYLLLIFLPIIAALFILLINNSSFRKAIVFLMSAVLIGVALYSISQGDKSIKLSHSLNSVLEYLITFADYLLLAMIFLIGTKLKNKLISLLAILQFVLMFVFEFKVGKLEVENVFFVDHLSFIMLLLINIIGPLIAIFALSYIDEHEKHLHLERSRQNIFFAIIMLFLGAMNGLVISNNILWVYFFWEITTLCSFLLISHDQNEESIKNATRALLLNSIGGLSFVVGIIFMYYKSGTVALNEIISSQDSSILMIPIAFLALAAFTKSAQMPFQSWLLGAMVAPTPVSALLHSSTMVKAGVYLVLRLSPVFIDTWLGRIVAVAGAYTFVSAALLAIFQSNAKRVLAYSTISNLGLIIALSSIANVYAIYAAALLIVLHGVSKALLFLCVGSIEQGIGSRNIEDMDGIKYKMPVVAFLTLLGSVSMLLPPFGVLITKWIAIEVSTQNIVAMLEIILGSAFTVVFWTKFIGKVLSDGKERNKVEKFEFLRHVPLMVISALVVLVSIFLTQFTNKFVVPFFKSSFARYSGVGSSNIKDLYVKDFFGFNPLVFFGVLVAAVVLGALVYRMFKPKRYVPVYMSCENSDNFGFRGEKDRVVPFEFKNYYFETLTNEKTVTLIVNILSIALIAIMFGVILK
- a CDS encoding respiratory chain complex I subunit 1 family protein, with product MKEIWITLATVIVAPLVGGVVTGIDRKITARMQNRFGPPILQPFYDLFKLFSKETIVVSNTQILYAFLFLVFNIVAVVMFVLKMDLLLILFILAFATTALILGAMATNSPYSRIGAHRELISVLAYEPVLIAMTVAIYFVTGSFNIEDILKHNSFLILDLPFIFIAFSYVLTIKLRKSPFDLSTSHHGHQELVKGITTEFAGPVLGLIELGHWYELVLLLLFVWLFFAKNIFVAIAAILICYFLEIVIDNISARLTWKIMLQLTWSVAFGFALVNLIWVYIKYRLL
- a CDS encoding NADH-quinone oxidoreductase subunit B family protein, with product MLFRKTLKKSPWIVHYDCNSCNGCDIEILATLTPVYDVERFGIINVGNPKHADILVVSGSVNHRNARVLKTIYDQMPHPKAVVAIGACACSGGIFKECYNTLGGADTVIPVDVYVPGCAPRPEAIMEGILKAAQLLEEKKKNIKKGEILNVAKS
- a CDS encoding NADH-quinone oxidoreductase subunit C; protein product: MLQNLKELQKEDLRKEVLVLKADGYRFVTATCVDLGDGRFDIIYHFDKDYQLTNIRVTIAAEEKVPSISDIYFAAVFVENEIKDLFGVEFENLLIDYEGKFMITEELESPMRKKPMVKVKKGE
- a CDS encoding nickel-dependent hydrogenase large subunit, translating into MGKRTIVPFGPQHPVLPEPLQLRLVLEDEKVVEAIPAIGYVHRGLEKLAEEKDINQNIYVVERVCGICSFQQALAYCQGIEELMGIDVPDRAKYLRVIWAELHRLHSHHLWLGLLADAFGFESLFMQCWRNRELVMDLMEATAGSRVIISTNIIGGVRRDIDLEKQKFILNNLAKLEEELKRIEGSFLNDYTVKKRLVGVGVLTKQEAYELGCVGPMARASGIKMDLRTLGYAAYGELDFEPVVENDGDCYSRLKVRLRECYQSIDLIRQAVSKMPQGEISTPVKGFPNGEVISRVEQPRGEDVYYIKANGTKNLERLRIRTPTFANIPALVKMLQGVDFADVPMLVLTIDPCISCTER
- a CDS encoding 4Fe-4S binding protein — translated: MFGMLKNVFVNLFSKPATRLYPKEKRPFFKDTRGSLEIEIEKCIFCGICQRKCPSNAIVVDRNSRTWQLNQYKCVLCNVCVESCPKKCLISKEQFNVPTTYKEFYIKKQEVKDEVQPKAQAAATNG
- the hypA gene encoding hydrogenase maturation nickel metallochaperone HypA, whose protein sequence is MHEYFVTRQLVKIAEDALKDVSFKRVTRIKVVVGELSGIIDESLKFYFDILTKGTILEGAQLKIIPKKALLYCQKCSEYFERTKDFTCPKCLSLGKLTEHGKEFYIESIEVDD
- the hypB gene encoding hydrogenase nickel incorporation protein HypB yields the protein MEIKVIKNILERNQNAAYNIRRLADENKWYIMNVMGSPGAGKTSFIKCMIENLKDVFNIAVIEGDVASTIDAQQIASYGVKVLQINTGGACHLVADSIAEAIDSLALTPQTVVFIENIGNLICPSSFDLGENLRVVVSSAAEGDDKPYKYPIMFEKADVVVLSKIDIMDAIGFDKQRYQKGLEAIKDKDLKLFEVSFRTKEGVEGLIDYFYTLLDSYFKK
- the hypF gene encoding carbamoyltransferase HypF; the encoded protein is MKRYRFIFKGLVQGVGFRPFIYSIARKLGLTGFVKNTGEGVLAEFQGDLASEQITQYIISNLPKNAILEKIEVYEIEPVEGEKEFCIIESEKNKISTVLPYDLGMCEDCRREFYDKSHRHYHNVFISCTNCGPRYTIIEILPYDRENTSMKQFKFCNDCEREYFSADNRRFNAQSTTCPVCGPRLFLFSFAEKKHIHGEAIELLDFVSQKIEEGYIVALKGIGGFHLVCDPYNETVVKRLFESKRREGKPLALVARDIEVVKKYCYVNEMEKDIFSSPRCPIILFERKTELFSHVNSSLHTLGIMRAYTPILDYILNKTGRDFLIATSANLSGIPMIIDEIDAIQKLDGTCDYVLYHNRKIVRRCDDSVGFVIKDKFVLTRPGRGFAPLRIKLSLSQTVEENILALGGHEKTTVALKKDDEVIMSQYLGDLDTKEYIDFYMSALSDLLFLYNLEYDYIACDLHKNYFTTSLAEHIATKDEKKIVYVQHHIAHVFSCMLENNLDSCIGFAFDGTGLGLDGNIWGSEGFIIDKSNVKRVFHLKYYPLVGGEKSIKEPVRLAYYFAYEIDKNFAKEYFANSNYLSKIVKAARLLNYPLCSSFGRIFDVVGVLLRCGEKNNFEAQIPMILESIADKTEEGFYNFVMNFEHEIEIDIVYILQQIINDIKRKTDICLISAKFHNTVAKIVVEVAKRLRENYNKDVVVLSGGVFQNRLLLEKTVSMLEKEHFKVYFNSFFPINDGGISAGQVYYTIQLLKNC